A single genomic interval of Stieleria maiorica harbors:
- a CDS encoding GxxExxY protein gives MGARRWGQDDGSGGVRLLGAWLLFCPHRFATFSLTTRGIVVPIEVDSDIQVLGRDEFQAFAYQVMGIIFSAHNDFSRLIDETPFKNIIRRRCELAGVLPARREVEIRLSHKHFRKSYFMDLLLGHALMVEAKTVDCLTPAHEAQAINYLLLTGMRHGLLVNLRTPRVQKRFISTNLDSAARHRFAVDAKRWRAVNDASVRSREVVEDLLDDWGVFLNASLYREAAMYLLKGTQCGSVRVPIFDGDLQAGMHDVLLIDRETAMFISTLTDGITEMEEQLKRLLCHTSLRCIQWTNLNHHDVQMATLEY, from the coding sequence ATGGGGGCAAGACGATGGGGGCAAGACGATGGTTCGGGGGGTGTTCGGCTACTCGGTGCTTGGTTATTGTTTTGCCCCCATCGTTTTGCCACCTTTTCACTCACAACGAGAGGTATCGTCGTGCCTATCGAAGTTGATTCCGACATTCAGGTGCTTGGCCGCGATGAGTTCCAGGCATTCGCATACCAAGTCATGGGGATCATCTTCTCCGCTCACAATGACTTCAGTCGACTGATCGACGAGACACCGTTCAAGAATATCATTCGTCGACGCTGTGAATTGGCAGGTGTTTTGCCCGCCCGACGCGAAGTCGAAATCAGGCTGTCGCACAAACACTTTCGCAAGTCGTATTTCATGGATTTGCTTCTCGGGCATGCGTTGATGGTGGAAGCCAAAACCGTTGATTGCCTGACTCCCGCTCATGAAGCTCAAGCCATCAATTATTTACTGCTGACGGGAATGAGACATGGGCTATTGGTGAATCTGCGAACACCGCGTGTCCAAAAACGTTTCATTTCAACGAATCTCGATTCAGCCGCACGTCACCGATTTGCTGTCGATGCGAAAAGGTGGCGGGCCGTCAATGACGCGAGCGTGCGTTCGCGAGAGGTTGTCGAGGACCTGCTTGATGATTGGGGCGTCTTCTTAAACGCATCCCTTTATCGCGAAGCCGCCATGTATTTGCTCAAAGGGACCCAGTGTGGATCAGTTCGCGTTCCAATCTTTGACGGCGACCTTCAGGCGGGAATGCACGATGTGTTACTCATCGACAGAGAAACAGCAATGTTTATCTCAACTTTGACCGACGGAATCACTGAAATGGAGGAACAACTCAAACGACTGCTGTGCCACACCAGCCTTCGCTGCATCCAATGGACGAATCTAAATCACCACGATGTCCAAATGGCAACACTTGAGTATTAA
- a CDS encoding globin encodes MNSDTPSAIVASYRRCMRGDGFIDTFYRLFLASSDEVRIKFQFTDMVHQKLVLRESLLMLILYSENQDRSQAELIKLAERHDRNHADIAPHLYELWLDTLCIAVAQHDPEFTPQVEQLWRDAMQPGIDLMISRY; translated from the coding sequence ATGAATTCAGACACCCCCAGCGCGATCGTCGCCAGTTACCGACGCTGCATGCGCGGCGACGGGTTCATTGACACCTTCTATCGACTGTTTCTGGCCAGTTCGGACGAGGTGAGAATCAAATTCCAATTCACCGACATGGTGCATCAGAAACTGGTGCTCCGGGAATCGTTGCTGATGTTGATCCTGTACAGTGAGAATCAAGATCGCAGCCAAGCCGAATTGATCAAACTTGCCGAGCGTCACGATCGCAACCACGCTGATATCGCACCGCATCTGTACGAGCTTTGGCTCGACACGCTCTGCATCGCCGTCGCGCAACACGACCCGGAGTTTACGCCGCAAGTCGAACAGCTATGGAGAGACGCGATGCAACCGGGGATCGACCTGATGATTTCAAGGTACTGA
- a CDS encoding sulfatase family protein, which yields MRYLLLILALIPLASHAARPNIVLVMADDQGWGETGYNHHPRLQTPHLDAMSRSGLRLDRFYAGAPVCSPTRAAVLTGRSCYRVGVPEHGYALRHQEITLAEVLSDAGYQTAHFGKWHLNGLRGPGAPILQHDRFHPGTFGFDHWLSVTNFFDRDPLLSRQGAIEDHRGDSSDVIMQQALEHIEQQAAADQPFFTVIWYGTPHSPFKASAEDNAPFTDLNETSMHHYGELVALDRSVGALRSRLRELGIEKQTLVWYCSDNGGLPNITPATTGGLRGNKGTIFEGGLRVPGIIEWAGTIQPRQTDYPASVMDMMPTLLELADQPHPAPQRPRDGISLTHLFDGPSDAEAERDEPIYFRYKTSAAVVDGDWKLLTRNFNRDAFELYNLVEDVTESDNVAEQHPQRFESLRRQLRSWLESTDASEAGRDYPEGTVASDHPQPMFWVDRADYQPHLKQWQNRWEYKSWLDRRRKQKK from the coding sequence ATGCGTTACTTGCTGTTGATCCTGGCGTTGATTCCCCTCGCCTCCCACGCCGCCCGTCCGAACATCGTCTTGGTGATGGCTGACGACCAGGGCTGGGGCGAAACGGGTTACAACCATCACCCGCGACTGCAAACGCCGCACTTGGATGCGATGAGTCGTTCGGGGTTGCGATTGGATCGGTTTTACGCCGGCGCCCCGGTCTGTTCGCCCACCCGCGCGGCGGTGTTGACCGGACGATCGTGTTACCGCGTCGGCGTTCCCGAACACGGCTACGCGCTGCGTCACCAAGAGATCACGCTGGCCGAGGTGCTCTCCGATGCGGGCTACCAGACCGCTCACTTCGGCAAGTGGCACCTGAATGGACTGCGTGGTCCCGGCGCACCGATCCTGCAGCACGACCGATTTCATCCCGGCACGTTCGGTTTTGACCACTGGCTGTCGGTGACCAACTTTTTCGATCGCGATCCGTTGCTCAGCCGCCAAGGAGCGATCGAAGATCATCGTGGGGATTCGTCGGACGTGATCATGCAACAAGCGCTCGAGCACATCGAACAACAAGCCGCCGCCGACCAACCGTTCTTCACCGTCATCTGGTACGGCACGCCGCACTCCCCCTTCAAAGCGTCTGCCGAAGACAACGCGCCGTTTACCGACTTGAATGAAACGTCGATGCATCACTACGGCGAACTGGTGGCGCTGGACCGCAGCGTGGGAGCCCTGCGAAGCCGATTGCGTGAACTGGGAATCGAAAAACAAACCTTGGTTTGGTACTGCAGCGACAACGGCGGGCTGCCGAACATCACGCCGGCCACGACCGGTGGACTGCGCGGGAACAAGGGGACGATTTTTGAAGGCGGCTTGCGGGTGCCGGGCATCATCGAATGGGCCGGGACAATCCAGCCGCGGCAAACCGATTACCCGGCCAGCGTGATGGACATGATGCCGACCCTGCTGGAACTGGCCGATCAACCGCACCCGGCACCGCAACGCCCACGCGACGGCATCAGTTTGACGCATCTGTTTGACGGACCATCGGACGCGGAGGCAGAGCGTGACGAGCCGATCTACTTTCGCTACAAGACGTCCGCGGCGGTGGTCGACGGCGATTGGAAACTGCTGACACGAAACTTCAACCGAGACGCGTTCGAGTTGTACAACTTGGTCGAGGATGTCACCGAATCCGACAACGTCGCCGAACAACATCCCCAGCGTTTTGAATCCCTGCGGCGACAGCTACGCAGCTGGCTGGAGTCAACCGATGCCAGCGAAGCAGGCCGAGACTACCCCGAGGGGACGGTCGCCTCCGACCATCCCCAACCCATGTTCTGGGTCGACCGCGCCGACTACCAGCCCCACCTCAAACAATGGCAAAACCGCTGGGAATACAAATCCTGGCTCGACCGACGCAGGAAGCAGAAGAAGTAG
- a CDS encoding prolyl oligopeptidase family serine peptidase: MPTPAPPPSRFRLQATFIFTLCLVLFAIPARGDDLSFSIERTVAHSGFDGQTCWVHARAGAIPAGATENDAGQPLVVMTTQKLLLTGSDVFYRLHSSTSDDLATSWTDLTPIDSFARQTVGGDSDALPTGASIAPHLLQPGDETTVCDFQPKWHAASQRLLGIGQSVWYRNNRVMHVRPRGIAYAAYDAPAERWSKWKTVDLPDQPRFQDAGSGSVQRVDLPGGDVLIPFYFKQPNTKQYSTAVCRCRFDGDTLHFIEVGNALTVPIKRGLYEPSLTRLGGRFYLTMRNDERGYVSVSDDGLTFEPQRAWTFDDGSDLGSYNTQQHWVTHSEGLFLVYTRRGADNDHVFRHRAPLFIARVDPESLHVIRDSEQVLVPERGARLGNFGVVDVSPDETWVTVTEWMQPQGVEKHGSDNSIFVAKLKWNRPNRDVDVAGAGVPEASAENELLSYARPPKAYANDFGNYKSPLIFADGSRVETPEDWGRRRAEILSTWQSLLGEWPPLISDPDVEILDSRQRDGFTQQKIRFRWTPTETTTGYLLRPDGAGPFPAVVTVYYEPETAIGDGNPHRDFALQLARRGFVTLSIGTTEASEAKTYALYHPSIDDAAVQPLSMLAYAAANAWQLLADRPEVDSERIGIVGHSFGGKWAMFASCLFDKFACAAWSDPGIVFDQSRPSVNYWEPWYLGYHPKPWRKRGVITDQNPARGLYPRLVADGHDLHELHALMAPRPFLVSGGSEDPVRRWQALNHAVAVNRILGHDDRVMMTNRPDHSPNADSNEMIYAFFEHWLK, encoded by the coding sequence ATGCCCACCCCCGCTCCCCCGCCATCCCGATTCCGCCTTCAAGCCACCTTCATTTTCACGCTGTGTCTTGTCCTATTCGCCATCCCCGCTCGCGGCGACGACCTTTCGTTCAGCATCGAGCGGACGGTGGCCCACAGCGGTTTTGACGGCCAGACGTGTTGGGTCCATGCCCGCGCCGGCGCGATTCCGGCCGGCGCCACGGAAAACGATGCGGGCCAACCGCTGGTCGTGATGACGACACAAAAGCTGCTACTAACCGGTTCGGATGTCTTTTACCGACTACACTCCTCGACGTCCGACGACCTGGCAACCAGTTGGACCGACCTGACACCGATCGACTCGTTTGCCCGCCAGACGGTCGGCGGCGATTCCGACGCCCTTCCCACCGGCGCGTCGATCGCGCCACATCTGCTGCAGCCGGGCGACGAAACCACGGTCTGTGATTTCCAGCCCAAGTGGCATGCGGCCAGCCAACGCTTGCTGGGCATCGGCCAATCGGTTTGGTACCGCAACAACCGAGTGATGCATGTTCGCCCGCGAGGCATCGCCTACGCCGCCTACGATGCACCGGCCGAGCGCTGGTCTAAATGGAAGACCGTCGACCTGCCCGACCAACCGCGTTTTCAAGACGCCGGGTCGGGCAGCGTCCAGCGCGTCGATCTGCCTGGCGGCGACGTCCTGATTCCGTTTTACTTCAAACAGCCGAACACGAAACAGTATTCCACGGCGGTCTGCCGCTGTCGCTTCGATGGCGATACGCTGCACTTCATCGAAGTCGGCAACGCATTGACCGTTCCGATCAAACGGGGGCTGTACGAGCCCTCGCTGACGCGACTGGGCGGCCGATTTTATCTGACCATGCGGAACGACGAACGCGGCTACGTCAGTGTCAGCGACGACGGGTTGACGTTCGAACCCCAGCGGGCCTGGACGTTCGACGACGGCAGCGACCTGGGCAGCTACAACACGCAACAGCACTGGGTCACCCACAGCGAGGGGCTGTTCCTGGTCTACACCCGACGCGGTGCCGACAACGACCACGTCTTTCGTCATCGCGCGCCGTTGTTCATCGCCCGTGTCGACCCCGAATCGCTGCACGTGATCCGCGACAGCGAACAGGTGTTGGTTCCCGAGCGTGGCGCGCGGCTGGGCAACTTCGGCGTCGTGGATGTTTCACCTGATGAAACCTGGGTGACGGTGACCGAGTGGATGCAACCGCAGGGCGTCGAAAAGCACGGCAGCGACAACAGCATCTTCGTCGCCAAACTGAAATGGAACCGCCCCAATCGTGACGTCGATGTCGCCGGCGCGGGCGTTCCAGAGGCATCGGCGGAGAACGAGTTACTGTCCTACGCACGGCCGCCGAAAGCGTACGCCAACGACTTCGGCAACTACAAATCACCGTTGATCTTTGCCGACGGATCACGCGTCGAGACCCCTGAAGATTGGGGACGTCGAAGAGCCGAGATCTTGTCGACCTGGCAGAGTCTGCTCGGCGAGTGGCCGCCGCTGATCAGTGACCCCGACGTCGAAATCCTTGACTCCCGGCAACGCGATGGATTCACTCAACAGAAAATCCGTTTCCGCTGGACGCCGACTGAGACGACGACCGGATATCTGCTGCGACCTGACGGCGCCGGACCGTTCCCGGCGGTCGTGACGGTTTACTACGAACCGGAAACGGCGATCGGTGACGGCAACCCGCATCGCGACTTTGCACTGCAACTTGCCCGTCGCGGCTTTGTCACGCTATCGATCGGAACGACCGAAGCGAGTGAAGCAAAGACGTACGCGCTCTATCACCCGTCGATCGACGACGCGGCGGTGCAACCGTTGTCGATGCTCGCCTACGCGGCGGCCAACGCCTGGCAGTTGCTGGCCGATCGGCCGGAAGTCGATTCGGAACGGATCGGCATCGTCGGTCATTCGTTCGGCGGCAAATGGGCGATGTTCGCGTCGTGTCTGTTCGACAAGTTCGCCTGTGCTGCATGGTCCGATCCCGGAATCGTGTTTGACCAGTCGCGGCCGAGCGTGAATTACTGGGAACCTTGGTACCTGGGCTACCATCCCAAACCGTGGCGAAAACGGGGCGTGATCACAGACCAGAATCCGGCCCGCGGGCTTTACCCGCGACTGGTCGCCGACGGTCATGACCTGCACGAACTGCACGCCCTGATGGCGCCTCGGCCGTTTCTGGTCTCGGGCGGATCGGAAGACCCCGTCCGCCGCTGGCAAGCCCTGAATCATGCCGTTGCCGTCAACCGGATCCTCGGTCACGACGATCGTGTGATGATGACCAACCGCCCCGATCATTCCCCCAACGCCGATTCCAACGAGATGATCTACGCGTTCTTTGAACACTGGCTCAAGTAG
- a CDS encoding cupin domain-containing protein — MNIANLCTEIEIQDGSTVSKTLHQDGSLKVVLFGFDAGQELSEHTAAVPAIMHFIDGEADVTVGDDASKAGPNSFYQMDANVPHSITAIKPTKMLLLLLKGANREKSP; from the coding sequence TGAATATCGCCAATTTGTGCACCGAAATCGAAATCCAAGACGGGAGCACCGTCAGCAAAACGTTGCACCAAGACGGCTCGCTGAAAGTCGTGCTGTTCGGATTCGACGCCGGTCAGGAATTGTCCGAGCACACCGCAGCGGTTCCGGCGATCATGCACTTCATCGATGGCGAAGCGGACGTGACCGTTGGCGACGATGCATCCAAAGCCGGGCCGAATAGTTTTTACCAGATGGACGCAAACGTGCCCCACAGCATCACCGCCATCAAACCGACCAAAATGCTGCTTCTGCTGCTCAAAGGGGCCAACCGTGAAAAGTCGCCATGA